The Coprobacillus cateniformis DNA window TATGTTTTTAATAAATATAAAAATGAGAAAAGTGATTGATGACATATTTTGTTATTAACAATTTTATAAAAATTCACCATACTTCTCATTCCTTTCTTTTTTCTTTATACAGTATAGTTAAATTTATATAAATATGCAAGAACTTTTTATAATTTTTTATTATTATGTTATTATTTTATTACAAACATTGGAAATATATTTATTATACCAAACATATTGACAAGTAAACTTGTCATGATATAATAGATATGTAAAGAAAACTTGTCAATGATGGAGATGATAATATGCAAAAAGATGAGATTCTTGAAAAGGCAAAAAAGAAAAATGAAAATGATCTTGATGAAATGGAGATGCAAATAATGTTAAAAGCTAATCAGTTTGCTGTCATTTCAAGTTTTATCATTTGTATTGTTCTCATGGTTATTAAAATACTAGCAAATCAGCCTTATTATGATGTTTATGGTATTGTTTGTATGATTATGTGTTGCCAAAATCTTTATTTTGGTTTAAAAACCCATAAAAGAACACATATTGTTTTAGGTATTGGTTGGGGTCTTCTCACAATACTTATTATTGGAACTTATATTATTGATGTACTTGGTTAGGACATGATAAATATCCAATAGTGGAAAAATGAAGGAGAACTCTTTATTGAAAGACTTTATATCGATGAGGCTTGTTGGTATATATAGTCATGTCATTTTTATGATCTTAAGAGGACGTGATTACAGATGTTGTCTTTATCCTCCAATTCATTTTTCTTATTTGTTTTTATGGAATGAGTGGATATTTTAAAATCGATAGAACTTGTACACTGAATTTTATCGGCTTAATGATTTATAAAATAAGCTTATGATATGTTAGGATGGGATAAGATAAAATGAATGATCAATTAATTCTTAGAAATAATTTAAAAGAGGCACGTCATGAAAAGAATATCTCGCAAACAGAGCTAGCTAAAATGGTTGGTGTTTCTAGACAAACTATCAGTTCAATTGAGACTGGGCAATTTAACCCAACTGCCAAATTAGCACTCATATTATGTATTGCTTTAGATAAAACATTTGAAGAATTATTCTACTTTGATTAAAGAGACCAGAAATATAAACATATTCCTTTGATAGAAAGAATAGTGTTTGATTTCTGGTTTTATTGTTGTTGTTGAATTAAACGAATAGAAGCAATGATAATATCAACAATATGTCTAATTGCAAATTTATTATATTTATCTTCATATGAAGGAACTATTAAAGTGTATTTAGGAAATTCAATATTATGATTACAAGTGACTAGCCATGTTTTGACATCAGCATTGACTAAACGTGAAATAATTCTCTTATTTAATTGAAAAATGGTGCCATTTGTACTCAGTATCACTAAAAGATGATCTTCTTTAAATTGATACTCTTTAATAAAATCTGCATCACAAATAACTACAGGTATATACAGGGCGCTTAATTCTACCTGAATCACATTACAAAGTGAACGATTATCTCCTTGAGCATAAAGATAAACTTTTTGACTCCTTAATATATCGTTAATCAAATGATTCAAATTAGAATAATTGATCTTATCACCAACATACATAATTGTTTGCGACATATATTCAGCGAATATCTTGGCATTTTGGGGTAAATCATATTCTTTTGAGAAGAACGCAGGTTTATCTCTAAAGGAATGGCTATAATCGACACAAGCATCTTTAAATTCTAAATAAGATGCAAAGCCAAGATTCTTAGCACATTTTGATATTTGGCCTTTAGAAGTATAACAATCTTTTGCAACTTCTTCTATTGTCATATGAGCAATATCATGAATATTGGACTTTATATATGCACAAAACACATACATTGTCGTATAAGATTCAACACTATTCAGGACTTCATTGAGTTTATCAATAATCATATATTCATCCCCTTACTTCTCTTTCTTTCATTATACACGAAAAACTCTTACTCATACATAGCAAGAGTCAATCGTTTGTACATTCATCAATCTAGGTCTTCCCCATGAGACGAGATGACTTTTTGATACCAGTAGAAAGAGTCTTTCTTATATCTCTTCATTGTTCCCTTTCCATAATCATCACTATCTACATAGATATAACCATAACGTTTACTACGTTCTGATGTTCCGGCACTGACAATATCAATGCATCCCCATGATGTATAACCAATCACTTTTACGCCTTCATCAATACATATTTTCATTTGGTGAATATGTTCCTTTAAGTATTTGATACGATAATCATCATGGACTTTTTTATCAGTTGTAAGTGTATCATATGTACCTAATCCATTTTCTGAAATAATAATTGGTTTATGATAACGATCCCATACTTCATTAATCGCAATTCTTAATCCAATTGGATCAATTTGAAATCCCCAATCAGTCACTTCTAGATTATCATTACGTACTTTTCTTGGATGAAATTCATCAATAATTTCATTGTCTGGAACAAAAGCAACTAAGCCTTCTTCGTTTTCAGGCGATGCACAAGTACATAAAGAATAATAATAACTAAATGAATTGAAATCTACTGTATTCTCTTTAAGAAGAGTTATATCTTCTGGCTCCATCTTAATATTCACATGATTTTTCTTTAGATATGTCAAAGCATATTCAGGATATCGACCTTTAGATAATATATCTAAGAAAAAGTAATTCACACGATTCGCTGATTGAGCTGCTAAAATATCCTCTGGTTTATTTGTTTTTGGATAATATAATGACATTCCTAACATTGACCCTATTTGAAAATGAGGATTGATTTCTCTTGCTACTTTTGTAGCAACAGCACTTGCAACAAATTGATGATGCAAAGCTTGGAATGTGGCTTGTAATTCACCTTCTGATTTTTCAA harbors:
- a CDS encoding DUF6442 family protein, whose amino-acid sequence is MQKDEILEKAKKKNENDLDEMEMQIMLKANQFAVISSFIICIVLMVIKILANQPYYDVYGIVCMIMCCQNLYFGLKTHKRTHIVLGIGWGLLTILIIGTYIIDVLG
- a CDS encoding helix-turn-helix transcriptional regulator, with the protein product MNDQLILRNNLKEARHEKNISQTELAKMVGVSRQTISSIETGQFNPTAKLALILCIALDKTFEELFYFD
- a CDS encoding glycoside hydrolase family 1 protein, giving the protein MSQFPKDFLWGGATAANQLEGAYNEGGKGLSTADMVKFVPREISQGKNTETVTYEEALEIIAGQHDNEYYPKRWGVDFYHHYKEDIALMAEMGFKCFRMSINWPRIYPNGDDETPNEEGLAFYDNVFDECLKYGIEPLVTLSHYETPLNLALKYNGWENRKLVQFFKNYATTVFQRYKDKVKYWIPFNEINMSLHLPYTGGAIFIEKSEGELQATFQALHHQFVASAVATKVAREINPHFQIGSMLGMSLYYPKTNKPEDILAAQSANRVNYFFLDILSKGRYPEYALTYLKKNHVNIKMEPEDITLLKENTVDFNSFSYYYSLCTCASPENEEGLVAFVPDNEIIDEFHPRKVRNDNLEVTDWGFQIDPIGLRIAINEVWDRYHKPIIISENGLGTYDTLTTDKKVHDDYRIKYLKEHIHQMKICIDEGVKVIGYTSWGCIDIVSAGTSERSKRYGYIYVDSDDYGKGTMKRYKKDSFYWYQKVISSHGEDLD
- a CDS encoding MurR/RpiR family transcriptional regulator, with translation MIIDKLNEVLNSVESYTTMYVFCAYIKSNIHDIAHMTIEEVAKDCYTSKGQISKCAKNLGFASYLEFKDACVDYSHSFRDKPAFFSKEYDLPQNAKIFAEYMSQTIMYVGDKINYSNLNHLINDILRSQKVYLYAQGDNRSLCNVIQVELSALYIPVVICDADFIKEYQFKEDHLLVILSTNGTIFQLNKRIISRLVNADVKTWLVTCNHNIEFPKYTLIVPSYEDKYNKFAIRHIVDIIIASIRLIQQQQ